The Nycticebus coucang isolate mNycCou1 chromosome 10, mNycCou1.pri, whole genome shotgun sequence sequence gacgcaaaaattctcaacaaaatcctagccaatagattacagcttatcatcaaaaaagtcattcatcatgatcaagcaggcttcatcccagggatgcaaggctggtttaacatacgcaagtccataaacgttatccaccatattaacagaggcaaaaataaagatcacatgatcctctcaatagatgcagaaaaagcatttgataaaatccagcatccttttctaattagaacactgaagagtataggcataggtggcacatttctaaaactgattgaagctatctatgacaaacccacagccaatattttactgaatggagtaaaactgaaagcttttcctcttagaactggaaccagacaaggttgtcctctgtcatctttactattcaacgtagtgctggaagttctagccaatacaattaggcaagaccaggaaataaagggaatccaaatgggagcagaggaggtcaaactctccctctttgctgacgacatgatcttatacttagagaaccccaaagactcaaccacaagactcctagaagtcatcaaaaaatacagtaatgtttcaggatataaaatcaatgtccacaagtcagtagcgtttgtatacaccaataacagtcaagatgagaagctaattaaggacacaactcccttcaccatagtttcaaagaaaatgaaatacctaggaatatacctaacgaaggaggtgaaggacctctataaagaaaactatgaacacctcagaaaggaaatagcagaggatattaacaaatggaagaacataccatgctcatggatgggaagaatcaacattattaaaatgtctatacttcccaaagcaatctacctattcaatgccattcctatcaaagtacctacatcgtactttcaagatttggaaaaaatgattctgcgttttgtatggaaccggaataaaacccgtatagctaaggcagttcttagtaacaaaaataaagctgggggcatcagcataccagattttagtctgtactacaaagccatagtgctcaagacagcatggtactggcacaaaaacagagacatagacacttggaatcgaattgaacaccaagaaatgaaactaacatcttacaaccacctaatctttgataaaccaaacaagaacttaccttgggggaaagactccctatttaataaatggtgttgggagaactggatgtctacatgtaaaagactgaaactggacccatacctttccccattcacaaaaattgattcaagatggataaaggacttaaatttaaggcatgaaacaataaaaatcctcaaagaaagcataggaaaaacactggaagatattggcctgggggaagacttcatgaagaagactgccatggcaattgcaacaacaacaaaaataaacaaatgggacttcattaaactgaaaagcttctgtacagctaaggacacaataaccaaagcaaagagacaacctacacaatgggaaaggatatttgcatattttcaatcagacaaaagcttgataaccaggatctatagagaactcaaattaatccacatgaaaaaagccaacaatcccctatatcaatgggcaagagacatgaatagaactttctctaatgatgacagacgaatggctaacaaacacatgaaaaaatgttcatcatctctatatattagagaaatgcaaatcaaaacaaccctgagatatcatctaaccccagtgagaatgaccgacatcacaaaatctcaaaactgcagatgctggcgtggatgtggagagaagggaacacttttacactgctggtgggactgcaaactagtacaacctttctggaaggaagtatggagaaacctcaatgcactcaacctagacctcccattcgatcctgcaatcccattactgggcatctacccagaaggaaaaaaatgcttttataataaggacacttgtactagactgtttattgcagctcaatttacaatcgccaaaatgtggaaacagcctaaatgcccaccaacccaggaatggattaacaagctgtggtatatgtataccatggaatactattcagccattaaaaaaaaatggagactttacatccttcgtattaacctggatggacgtggaagacattattcttagtaaagcatcacaaaaatggagaagcgtgaatcctatgtactcaatcttgatatgaggacaattaatgacaattaaggttatgggggggaagcagaaagagggatggagggaggagggtggggccttggtgtgtgtcacactttatgggggcaagacatgattgcaagagggactttacctaacaattgcaatcagtgtaactggcttattgtaccctcaatgaatccccaacaataaaaaaaaaaaagaaaaaaaaaaaagaaaaaataatacttcgttttatatggaatcagaaaaaacctcaaatagccaaaacattactgaacaataaaaacaaagcaggaggactcacactaccagacctgagactgtagtataaatccatagtgatcaaaatagcatggtactggcacaaaagcagagaagcagatgtctggaacagaatagagaaccaagagatggatccagctacttacaattatttgatctttgacaagccaattaaaaacattcagtggggaaaagattccgtatttaacaaatggtgctgggtaaactggctgacaacctgtagaagattgaaactggacccacacctttcaccattaacttaagatagactctcactggataaaagatttaaacttaagacatgaaactataaaagtacttgaagaaagtgcagaaaaaactcttgaaggaatcggcctgggtgaatattttatgaggaggactccccaggcaattgaagcagtatcaaaaatacactactgggacctgatcaaactaataagcttctgcacagccaagaacatagtgagtaaagcaagcagacagccctcagaatgggagaaaatatttgcaggttatatctctgataaaggtctaataaccagaatccacagagaactcaaacgtattaacaagaaaagaacacgtgaccccatctcagggtgggcaagggacttgaagagaaacttctctatagaagacagacgcacgatctacaaacacatgaaaaaaagctcatcgtccttaaccatcagagaaatgcaaatcaaaactactctgagatatcacctaaccccagtaagagtagcccacataacaaaatcccaaaaccagaaatgttggcgtggatgtggaggaaagggcacacttctacactgctggtgggaatgcccactaatacgttccttctggaaggatgtttggagaacagatacctaaaaatggacctgccattcgatcctataattcctttactaggtttatacccagaagaccaaaattcacaatataacaaagacatctgtaccagaatgtttattgcagcccaattcataattgctaagtcatggaagaagcccaagtgcccatctacccacgaatggactagcaaattgtggtacatgtataccatggaatactatgcagccttaaagaaagatggagactttacctctttcatgtttacatggatggagctggaacatattcttcttagtaaagtatctcaggaatggaagaaaaagtatccaatgtattcagccctactatgaagctaaattatagctttcacatgaagactataacccaactatagcacaagactatggggaaagggccaaggaaggggaaaggaggggggaggtttgggtggagggagggtaatgggtggggccacatctatggtgcatcttagaatgcatacaggtgattgcactaatgtacacagctatgatttaagaataaaaacgaaataaataaaaaaaaaaaaagtccattgcTGAGTAATCTAGTGTGAGACCCAGACTGTATGACTCTTGAGAATTCAGAGAAATAAGAAGATCAGGGAGAACAGAGATTGCAATAGCTCAGACTTGATTGGGTTGGATAGTTGAATATGAATGAAcgtgagcattttttttaaaccaaagatGGGCATTACCTATATATTTAGGTAATTATACCTTATATAATATAGGCAAATGCCCAAAATATGGCATTACTTTCTAAACCAAAAACTGGGGCACATAATTTGATATGTAGATGGACAGTGGTCTGAATACCTATATTTGGGGTCATacctctcttgggggagggggaatttGAGGTGTGTAGTTTCCAGAAGATGTGGAGCTAGTGGGAGGGAACAGTAATGTGAACAAAGGTGCAAAgcaccaaaaagaaatagaagaggggtggcgcctgtggctcaaaggagtagggtgctggccccatatgctggaggtggcgggttcaaacccagccccagccaaaaacttcaaaaaaaaaaaaaaaagaaagaaagaaaaagaaatagaagggtACCGGGGCAGCTTGAGAAATCAGGCAAGAGGGCTGAGATGGAAGCAGATGACAGAGGCACTTAAGATTGGCATGGGGCTGTCTGACATTTTCTTTTGAGTACAGGAGCAGTAGGGTTAAAGGCATTCAAGGAAGACAATATAGCAATAGATGGTTTGCGGTAAACATGCTCAagtagtgtttttcaaacttttttttatcttgcggcatgcttgaacctatagttaaacttctgcagcacacttcaattatgttgatcaaagaaaaacgagtaaaaaaaagaacatactgtgctttgaacttcttttgaaaataatttaattaatgatgtttaaaactttcttggcacacctaagattttttcgtagcacactggttgaaaatccctGTGCTAGAGGGTGAAGGAGGTGATTTGAGCTGTTAAGAGCCAAAGTGGTGGCTGAATGGCACAGGAGTCATAAACATAATAGGGGAGGCTCTTTGGAAGCCCACTGGAAGGATAAGCTCGAATCAGTTCCTAGGTAGCTTATGGATATTTAATGAGGTTCTGCCTCAATATAGGGctaaatttcttattttggaAACTGTGAGAACAGTGGTTCCACTAATATTCCTTCTTGTCATTTAAAATTGCAGATatgtttctcttctttcattATTCTTACCATATTCTGATTGCTCTTTCCTTGGAGGCTGATAAGGATAGATTTAGGGGAGAGAtggcaggggagagagaaggaatgcTGGATAGGGTTTGAGTTAGCAGAAATGAAATGGAGGTGCCTGTATGTGGGTTGGGTATGTGTGGGGGGAGAGAGTCTGATTAGAGGCAATGGCATGAGCTATTTGTATGGTTGGCAAAAAGTGCATAGTTGTTGACAAGAGTAAGATGTCTGTACCTGGTTAGAGTAGGTAACATTAAAAGAGCAAGGAGAATAGGGTGAGGCCTACGCCCTTGGCCTTTAGCTACCTCTTTAAGAGCCTTGgtttaaaatttcctttgctGAGCCCTATAGAGACACTGAATTAGTTATTGCTATGGCGCAAGCTCTGTCCCTACAGGAAGAGGGCTCAGGTCTGTGACaagcagtcttttctttttctagcctAGAGCTTCTTACTATGCTGTGGGTTCCTGGGGAGGAAGGCTGGGTAGAGCTAGAGGCACCATCTGAATAGCTCTTCTTGGAAGCGTGCCTTTTTTCCCTTCCAGGTAGCCagtttcccctttcttttccttcttcttttttcccctctgctcctttgtccttctcttcccttcctccacccccctcTAAAATATACTTAGGAAGAACCAGGTATCAGTCACGGAAACCTCCAAGGCAGAGGTGTGAGGGACAAATCTTTTCTGCCTTTGAATTAATCTGTTATCTCCCACTTGCTTAGTCTAGGTCAGAAGTTGATTTATTTTCTGATCTTACGATGCTAATTCTCATGGAAGTTATAAAAGTTTCTCTCTTCTCACCCCTGACATGAGGCAAAAATGAGTCCTCCATAGACTTGTAAGCATGCAGTAGCAATTATCAGAGTTCCCAGATGGATGAAGCGAGGGTTGTGTGATCTTTAGAAAGCTGCTCCCTCCACAGTGCTCAGGTAGGACACCCGTCACCCATCACCAGTCCGGCCACCCTCCCTGCTGCCCACCCCATGATGCCCGACCCCTCAGGGGTTAGAGCATGAGGTACAGTATaaaaccttttttatttaaaaatgcaaaatggtggtcataataataacaataataatagcaataataatataaaaagcaTTTCTCCTTCCTCCCGAGTTCAAAACGGTACATGCCTCCAGATAACCCTGAGACACAGTGTTGGACGTGTTATCACAATGCAGCGCTGCACAGCAGCAAACTCAGTCCCAGGCTCCTTGGCGGGGTCTCCCTGGTAGGTCAGTTCTAGATGTCAGCGGCTTCTCCCAAGTGAGTCCCAACAGCAACCAGCACTTGGCTCCCGCTCTCTCCGGCCGCTCCTAGGAGGCGTGCTGCCGGTGGGCGAGGACCCGGCCGCCGAGGACCGCCTCCTGCACCTCGCCTTTCTGCAGCAGGCCTCGTTGCCGGAGAGCCTGTCGCTCGCGGGCCGCGCGCAGCTCGGCGGCCGCCGCCTCCTGGTCCCGCAGGCGGCTGGCGGCCGTGAAGGGGCTGCACACCGTCTCCACCAGGCCGAGCAGCACGCCGACGAGCGCCAGCACGCTGCCCAGCACATACAGCTGTACCAGCTTCGCCTTGCGCTTCTGGGCCATCAGCTCCTTGGCCAGAGGAATCAGCTCCTGGACGGCTTCCATCTCGACCCAGGGCCCTCGGGGGCGGGATGACCTGCGGGAGGAGCGGAAAAGAACAGAGGGTCCTTAAGCCACCGAAGGAGGGCTCCAACTTTCCAGGAGCGCCCCTCTTGGCTCTCTCGGGAAGGGCCCGTAGAAAGGGGTCCTCTCCGGGGCACCGGGCCAGCCCCCAGCCCGGGACTCCGCGCCGCCGGCGGGGCTCACCTTAGAGGCGCAGAGCGAGCAGGAGGCAGCGCGAGCTGGGGGCGGCGGTGGTCAGCGCGTCCGTCTGTCCGGCCGGCCCAGGCGTTCTCCTCCTTCTCCGCAGCCGCAGCTCTTCCAGATGGAGACTCCGCAGCTGGCACCTTGTCACCTTCCCCCGGCCACTTATATCTTTTCTCGGAGACCCGCCCCCTCGGCTTTCTGGCACGGGCCGGCGCAGCCCAAgccagaaggaggaggaggaggaaggagagagggagggggaggggacccGACCTGGCGCTAGGAGGCCACGAGCTGCGCACGCCCGGATCGTGTGAGCTGGAGGACCCGGGAGCGGCCCACTGCGGCGGGGGTGCCCGGGAGAGCAGGTCTGCACGCAGGGCTCCCACTGTGGACGTGCACGGTGGGAAGGACCCGGGGCCTAGGGCGGTGTCCGCGGACCTTTCTAACTGGACAACACTTTCTTAGTGGTGTTAGTGGATGCATGGCTTAACTTCGTCCCGGGCGACCGGAGAAGAACCTctacctgggggtggggggctgggggtCTACCTGAAGacaaatctttcatttttatttagattGGTTGTTACTGTCCCTGTGTGTGGCAATCTATAGTCAAAACGAGGGCAGGGATCCGGGAAACAGAATAGAATGGGTCCCCATGTGTTGGATAAAGCAGTAGGTGCTTGCACTTTCTTCTTAGGATTTTTTATTCAGAGGTGCATGCATTGTTAGTCACTTAACAGAAAACTATTCATGGAGGGTTCCCTTTTATGCACAGggaggtaggggtgtgtgtgtgtgtgtgtgtgtgtgtgtgtataaccaGGTAAGACAGGTTATAGCTACAGGTTATAAGTCTTTGTATTCAGGGACAGCCATTAAACCCAAACTGTCCCCACTACCACTTCATAAGTTGAGTTGGGAGCTGGAGGAGGCAGGCATAGGAGGGGGCTGTTGGTAAAAGTTTGTCTGCTGGCCCAGAGTGGAGAGAATTCATGCTCTCCTCAATAATTCTTTGCCACTTCCCCAGATTTGGGGGTACAACTTCACTGTACCAGCTCAGCTTTATCATCAAAGCAGTTTAGTTTAGGAGCAGAAAGGTGTGGAGGAGAGAGTTTAGGTAAGAACCCCAAAAGTGGTGAGTGCCCTTGGAAGCAGGAGGACATAGGATTAATTTTGACTAGGATTAAACATAAGCCCCTTGGGGGTGGGGTAGTGGTTCCTAATTTAGCTTTGGTTATCGATATACCAGACTTAGCAAAGTAGGGGGAAAGGAGAGGCTAACAGGCCAAAGGCCTTCaagcagggaaggggagaggggtcaggggaggaaggggaaatcAAACTGGCCAGAAAATTGCAAAGGTCAGTGATGCAATCTTGCAACAGCCTTCACAGTCAGTCAGACTGAAGCCGGAGGGGAGGAGCAGGGGAAAGGGCTGCTTCATGGatcaaatattttgcttttttgaaatattaacagTAATCTTTCTTTGGGGTCTGAGGCAATTTCCcagacagttaaaaaaaaatgcagtgatgACAGCAACTACCCTTTGCCTTGGCTATTTGTAGTTCAGGTAAGAATTTAAGGTTAAGGTAAATAaccttaaatttatataaatttatataaataacctTAAATTTAATCTAAATAGCCTATTTAAGATTCTACATTTTAATCTGTATACAAGCATTCAAGGTGACCAGCAGCCAAATAGGAATTTTTCCAGGAGGATTGTGCCTCTTGCTTATTGTTCCTTTAACCTCGTCAGGCAGGAAAGTTCTGTAACAAGGGTGCAAGCCAAGTTATAAATCTTGGCATTGTCTTTGATTCTTCCTTATAATTTTGGAGCACAGTCTCTAAAAACTGGCAGAAATAATCTGTGCACTTTCTCAATATCTGCAAGCGTTCCAAACCTAGTGGCTTCTGGAAGAGCATATGATGTATATCTGGATATGAGGGCTTTTACTTGGTTTCCATTCTGAAGGTGAATCAGCTCAGTTTTGAACGTAAAACTCTGAAACTGGCCTGTAAGCATTTCCGGTGTTTCTCTAACTCAAAGACGCAAACCACACATCTTCTTAGGTCAGCAGGTGTAATTTACCCAGGGTTCCCCTTTCTTGTGATGTGTTAGGGCATCAGATGAGTtcccctatttttttctttgataatctGACTTTCATAGCTAGGCTTCCTCAGCTTGTTGGAAGGGctgggcagaggggacagcaAGTGTCATGGATTTGATGTTCCTGGTTCGGGTGGTACCTATGGCTGAGTGGGAGATAATGGAAACAGAAGACTAAGGAATCCAGTGTCTGCTCACAGCTCTGTCTGGGTGGGGAAAATGAACACAACTCTTAGGGTAGAAGAGGGTTAGGTAAGGTTTGGAAACTAAACAAGTAGTCAATGGGACTGACGTCACTTTTAGGAAAGTAAGGCACTGTGTTGCATCATGCAGGTAAGACAGGTTATAGCTACAAATGTCAAACTAAGTCTTATGGTGACCAACCATATTATTTTGCTCAGGGTTAAGGAGTTTTCTGAGATGCAGTAATTTCAGTGTTAAAACTGAGACAATTTTGGGCAAACTGAAACAGTCACTCTACCCTGACGTCTGTCCTAACATCTAATTTTTGCCATTTCTGGGAAGGTGGGAAGAgccattttaattttgctttccaAATCCATTTCTCCCAAAGTTTACAACAGCCAGAGCCATCTGCTGAGGGAAAAATCACAAAGGAGCAATGTGTGATCCGAGGGGTACGTGCAGAAGAGGATAGAGCTGTCCTTGCGACTCTGACTTGGGGATGGAAGAAACAGGAGACAGAGGTCTTTTGGGTGATTCCTTGTGTATGATCTTCAGTTATTATATTTTGTTACCAGCTGCCTGCTGCTACCCTGGCATGCTGGAGGGAGGGCCTCGTCAGAGGAGATATGGCAACACTATTTGTATATCTTATAGCccacttgaaaaatatttttagtcattgagttagtttcatttcatatAAACTAGTTTTGgaaagaaagtttcttttttttttccaagaatttgtcatttattttatttttacaaaatatttctttgtgaCTAGTTTAAAACAATTTGGGAAGCATTGTAGCAGGCAGGGATGTCAAGGAAGGGAATATTTTTCTCAATCTCAAAAATGGTTTAATTTTTGTTATAGGAAAAAACACTTCAcggtggctttttttttctagaataattTCACTGgttaaaaagatttttcaaatgtATTGGGGGTGGTGTGGAAAAACACTTCAAAATGGCAAGTTTTTAAGACTTCAAAGCCTGCTGCTTTGAACTGCGTGAAGTAAGCTGGTTTACAGATCTTAATGCTGCATTCGGAATGAGCATGGTATACAACTGGTCCTTCAGCAATCCAGGCAACCTCAAGTACACATTCCGTTTGAGGGGCTGGAATTCAGATTCTaaagtgaagaaaagagaaatgattcTGCAGGGGCTGagtacaaatgaaaatattattttttgtgaacattttctggattggaaagaaAGTTTCTTATCACTCACATATCAGAGgatgatttttaaattgacatgtctaacttttatttctctgttcttgtaAATGAGAGTTCTGACTCTAGGGCACATAGtagattctttttgttgttgttgcttctttgtttttttttgtttgtttgtttttttgttttttgagacagagtctcactttgttgccttcagtaggtgccctggcatcacagctcacagcaatctcaaactcttgggatcaagccatcctctttcctgagcctcccacatacctgggactacaggtgttcactacaacacccagatagatttttagagacagaatcttgctcttgctcaggctggtctcaaactcctgagctcaggcaatccacctgtctcagtctcccagagatGTAGTAGATTTTTAATGGGTAACTATGAATGGCTTCCTCACTGGACTGTGAAGCCCAGCAGAAGAAGGactgtatttattatatttgcaTGCAGTCTGACTTTTAGTGGATGCTCAAAGAAGTATCCaggtttgttattttctttttctggagagGGGTGGGATAGCTTTTGACTTTATTCCTCTCATCTCTAATCTTTCTTAAACACTGCCACCAAATGAATctcccccaaattttattttttgttgttaattgttTAAAGCCTGAGATGATTTCTCATTGCTCACATGATGAACTCCCAGATTCTACATGTTGAATTTGCTTGATCTAATATTTTTGGAATCCAGGATCTCTATGGTCCAGGCTTCCCTACTCGTCTAACTTTATTTCTCATTCTTCTCCCACAAGAATCCTTTGCTTTGCAAAGGGCTTTCTTTACAAGCCAAGATACAGTTCATTCCTATTGCTGCTACCTTGCTTTCGCTCATACTGTTCTTCCTACTTGAAATgctgtccttcctttcttctttccttgagGCCAGATTCGAGTTCAGGTGCTCCAGGAAGCCATCACTATCTGTGCCAGCACACCTGGATCTCTCCTTTCTGTGAATTTCAGCTGCCTTTGGAGCTCATACTGCACAGGTTGGCACTGGATTTTCTACTGTTTCAAACAGCTCTCTCATTGTTTCCTGGGGGCTTTCCTCAACTCTGTGGGCAACTAGAGCTTTGTATCTTTCATAGTGCTAAGATATAATGGAGGCCTAATCAATGTTAGTCACATTGACATAAAAGTCAGTGCTGGGATAGAGATTGCAAAAATAAGCAGTTAAGGCTCTCTTGGGAGATTATTTTAGGCAGTGACCTATCCTTGGCTCACTGCCTTAGGGTTGAAATTGCCCAAGTCCTGACAGCCTGGCTTAGTTCTCTTCACTCTGGCCTCCTCACCTTTCACTTCCATTCCCAATTTAGTGTCTGACGGTGCAGCCATTGGCTCACTCTGAGGCACCCTCCAAGCTGC is a genomic window containing:
- the G0S2 gene encoding G0/G1 switch protein 2, which codes for MEAVQELIPLAKELMAQKRKAKLVQLYVLGSVLALVGVLLGLVETVCSPFTAASRLRDQEAAAAELRAARERQALRQRGLLQKGEVQEAVLGGRVLAHRQHAS